Genomic segment of Hippocampus zosterae strain Florida chromosome 12, ASM2543408v3, whole genome shotgun sequence:
CACGGATGAGTCGGCAACCGGAGCAACACACAAATAAGACCACATATACATTCCAATGTATTCCAATATTTTGGAAGTTTGGAAAAGCTAACAGGTGGGCAGTGTGAGGAGCTCACATCATTTCCACACCCTGGGCACTCGGACGGTTGGTGTCTTCAACGCTGAAACGAAGACAGCACGGATGAGTCGCACACAATTAGGATCACATATACATTCCAATATTTTGGAAGCTTGAAAAAGCCAACGGGTTGTTGAGCAGTGTGAAGAGCTCACCTCATTTTTATGGCCTCGGCACTTGGACCGGTGGGGTATTCGACACTAAAACAAAGACGGCACGGATGAGTCGGCAACCGGAGCAACACACAAATAAGACCACATATACATTCCAATGTATTCCAATATTTTGGAAGTTTGGAAAAGCTAACAGGTGGGCAGTGTGAGGAGCTCACATCATTTCCACACCCTGGGCACTCGGACGGTTGGGGTCTTCGACGCTGAAACAAAGACAGCACGGATGAGTCGCACACAATTAGGATCACATATACATTCCAATATTTTGGAAGCTTGAAAAAGCCAACAGGTTGTTGAGCAGTGTGAAGAGCTCACCTCATTTTTATGGCCTCGGCACTTGGACCGGTGGGGTATTCGACACTAAAACAAAGACGGCACGGATGAGTCGGCAACCGGAGCAACACACAAATAAGACCACATATACATTCCAATGTATTCCAATATTTTGGAAGTTTGGAAAAGCTAACAGGTGGGCAGTGTGAGGAGCTCACATCATTTCCACACCCTGGACACTCGGACGGTTGGGGTCTTCGACGCTGAAACAAAGACGGCACGGATGAGTCCGCAGCAGGATCAACATACAAATAGGACCACATATACATTGCAATACATTCCAATATTTTGGAAGTTCGGAAAAGCTAACAGGTGGGCAGTGTGAGGGGCTCACCTCATTTCCACACCCTCGGCACTCGGACGGTTGGGGTCTTCGACGCTGAAGCAAAGACGGCACGGATGAGTCCGCAGCAGGATCAACATACAAATAGGACCACATATACATTCCAATACATTCCAATATTTTGGAAGTTTGGAAAAGCTAACAGGTGGGCAGTGTGAGGAGCTCACCTCATTTCCACACCCTCAGCACTCGGAAGGTTGGGGTCTTCGACGCTGAAACAAAGACGGCACGGATGAGTCCGCAGCAGGATCAACATATAAATAGGACCACATATACATTCCAATATTTTGGAAGCGTGGAAAAACTAACAAGTAGGCAGTGTGAGGAGCTCACCTCATTTCCATGCCCTCGGCACCGAGAGGCTTGTGGTCTTCAACACTGAAACGAACATGGCATGGATGAATCAGTAGCAGCAGTAGCACGCAAATAGGACCACAATTACATTCCTACATGCACATACTATATATAGTACTTTGGTGTTTATCATGCCTTCTTTAATAAGGCTTTGAGACAGCACCTTCAACGGGGTTGTGGGCGCTTACATGCTCCTACACACCTGGAACACAATCCTTCAACAGCAGCGGTAGGTTGGAGGATAGCCTTGGTTGGGCCGTGGAACATTGTTTTAAAGGTTTCCCAACAACAACAGCTGTTTTTAGACATGTCACACAAGGAATCGGTGACAGCTTTGAAAAAGGCTGGAGTGACAGTCAAAACTGTCAGAAAGGTTAGAGAATTCTCTTTTTATGGGAAAAACTAAAATTTCTGTAAGAAAATTTTAAACTTTTAAAACTCACATAGACATTACTGTCCAGTCTCTCCCATGTGCCGGGAGAGATCAGGTGTGCCTCAGGAAACTATAAATTTCATCTCAATGGCCTTAAAATGATTTGGTGAGGCCAAATGATCAATCTTGGAATAATAATGTGGATGCCATAAAATTTTGTGACAGGGaatatgactttgtttttcttttttcactaatggcagggggaaaaatatttttggtgacTATTTAGGCCTACAATGCAATTGGATTTTCATGTTGGGTAACCGCaaggtggttagcacgtccacctcacaatgcagaggtgaagggttcaattccggctccagccttcctgtgtggagtttgcatgttctcctcatccctgcgtgggttttctccgggtactccagttttccTCCTGGGAGGTTAATAAAATATCCTAAATTGcctttgtgtgattgtgagtctgagtgcctgaagacagctgggataggctccagcacccccacgacccttatgaagctaaacagattagaaaatagcTAGCTTTCATGCTAcatagcgagctagctagataaatagatccatccatccatctgcgggtgtgctggtgactatcccagctgatacacgctgaactggttgccagttcaAGGCCATTCAACAATCACCTGTAAAGAAAGGGCTGAGTGAaccatctttatttatttattttcactatTCGCAGTCCCTGTTCCCCCTGGGTCTACTGTCGGCTATATGGATAGGCCGACTTCCCAACGTAGGCAGAGTATTCCAGCTGAAAATTTGGAAAAGCTAATGTGGGTTGGCAGTGTGAGGAGCTCACTTCATTTCCATGCCCTCGGCACTCGGATGGTTGGGGTCTTCGACACTGAAAACGAAAATGGCACGTATGAGTCGGCACCATGAGCACCACACGAACAGGACCACATTTACATTCAAATATGTTGGAAGACTGGCAAATTGTGTGTGGCCAGGGTGAAGAGCTCACCTCATTTCCATGCCTTTGGCACTCAGATGATTGGGGTCTTCGACTCTGAAACGAACATGGCACGGATGAAACGGCAGCAGTTTTATTCCGATATCTCCACATTAGATGTAGCGCAATGGCGTTCgtcttgtcttttttaataAGGAGGCTTGGAGACGGCACCTTCGAGAGGGACGAGGGGGCTTACATGCGCCTACACACCTGGGACACCCTCCTTCAATAGTGGCAGTGGGTTGGAGTGCAGCCTTGGTCGGGGAACCTTATTTTAAAGGTTTCCCGACCACATGAGCCGTTTTGAGACACATCACACAAGGAAGTGGTGAAAGCTCTGACAAAACTGGTATGACACCCAAAATTACCAGAAAGGTAAGAGAATTCtcttaattggaaaaaaaaatactgtctgaaaaaagtaacacagtacagtacacaTAACTATCCTGCCGTAGTTCCCGTGTGCTGAAAGAGATCAGGTGCCCCTCCGGAGACTATCCAATCAATATCCCCTAAATAGCCCCAAAATTATTATACGTATACGTTTTTCGCTTTAAACTAATGGCAGGAATAAAACTTTTCTCGTTTCTAGTGAGTATTTCATCTTTCAATGCGAATGGATTTTCATGTTTGGCAAGATGGTGGTACTTTGAGCGTGAAGTCTGTATTTTGGTGCTGCTAAGGTTTAAAGAGAAGGGTTGATCAACAGCATTCTAACTCAGAAACAAGTCAATCAGCGATCAACCAATCTTTAATACCGTTCACATTTCATTATATTATTCTTATTAGGCTTTACAATGATGAATTGGGGTTTTCTTACGTGTCCTGCGCAGCCTCTGTCATTGCAGTCGGGGCTGGTGTGTCAGCCACTTCCTTCCCATCAACATTTTCTGGCTCTTCGGTCTGAATGTCCATCGTGAGAacaaaaattaaacaaccaaaaaggaaaagaagaaaaaaacgcacGTCGCCCCCAAAGCCCGGTGCGCTATGACGTCATCTCTCCAACTCCTTTGTATTGCGTGTCAGCTGTCTTATCAGAGGAACCGCACCAGCACCTGAAAATGGTTGAAATAATGACGTTTGTCGAGGATTCCAATAATTCTATGTTTATTTGAAATGATAATGCGCAAGTGGCCAACACGGTTGGCATTGTGGGAAGCAAAGCAACTTTGACATGCTCGCGGAGTTCTTCTGACGAGGCAGCTGAAACACAGTGAAAAGGCGTCGGGCAAATGACGTCACGCCACCGAGCTAGGCCTCGCTTatattattacaattattatCATTAACGGTTGTTCTCAGTATGGACAATCAGATCGAAGAGACAGAATATGTCGTTGATGGGAACAAAGTGAAGCCCCTTTGGTGTCAGTGTTTTTGAAATAACATGACCAAAACCCGAAAAGCACCATGGAATTGTTCACAACAGAATGGCGTTTCTCAttgatttaataaaaatgtaaatatcttGGTATCTGTCTGGTGTCTCAATGCGTCCTTGCAAACGGCTATTTACAAGTAGCCTACCGATAGCAATGAGCCAGCATTTAGTACatttaacaaataaatatatctCACTGATCTAAACGTATTAGTTGATTATCAGTCAAATGGTTGTGTTCTCCAAATCATGGTTTCATTACATAAGTCACCATTTAGACAAGAGTCTGTTCAATTGTCAAAATTAGTCAGGAACCTAATACCATGAACGCCATATATGAATTACTTGGAACATTTGATGAATGTCAATTCAATGGAGCTACGACCGGTGTACTCTCCTCTATTCTACCcgattgaggattttttttaaatgcagttaACTTGTGGCTGTCAGATTCTTACAATACAGGCTGCATATCATCTCACCGATATGGAGGTAGTGCCCAACTAAACTCCCATGAGTTTTTTTCATGCATGCAGGGGACACAACGGAAAATAGGTGACTCATTTAttcctgtactgtatttgttctGGATCACACCTAAATTCCACAGAATGACTTGAGTTGCACTCTATAGTGTGTGCCTACTATTCCATGtaccaatccatccatccatccattatctaatccgcttctcctcacacaGGTCTCAGGCGTGctgcctatcccggctgtctttaggcagtaggcggggtacaccctgaattggtttccagctaattgcagggtacacaaagacaaacaaccactcacactcatactcacacctagggacaatttagagtacctACAGAAAACCTACACACGCATGAGGGGggccatgcaaactccacaccggaaggccagagccagaatcaaatcctgcacctctgcactgtgaggccgacgtgctaactagtcgCCCAACATGCCGCCCTTCCATGTACCATGTCATAAAAATGACTTGCTTTTATCTATGTGGAACAAATCATTGAAATGTTGatccccctcctccacccccaaccccctaaaAATAATACTGGATGTTCAATTTTGTGAAGCCTCCATGTGGGTTGCGTCAAGGGAGCTTTTTAGACATTTGTTGCATTATACATTTATTCAactttcattaattcattcattcattcattcatcttccgagccgcttgatcctcactagggtcgcggggggtgctggagcctatcccagctgtcttcgggcagtaggcgggggacaccctgaatcggttgccagccaatcgcagggcacacagagacgaacaaccatccacgctcacactcacacctagggacaatttagagtgttcaatcggcctgccacgcatgtttttggaatgtgggaggaaaccggagcacccggagaaaacccacgcaggcccggggagaacatgcaaactccacacagggaggccggcgctggaatcgaaccccgtacctctgcactgtgaagcccacgtgctaaccactggactaccgggccgcctctttcATTAATTGCTATTTTGAAACATACTCAAACATATAATGGGGCGTTGAACATTGGATTCAAAGAGTCCGCATAGCTAAAGAGGGTGGGGAGGAACGGGAAAATTGAGCATCATCTCGGTCTGACAGCTCAAAGGGGAGACATTAAGCTTTTATGGGTGTGATTTTGGGagtttcgtcttttttttatgtgtgcgtagataagtatgtgtgtgtgtgtgtgtgcgtgcgtgtgtgtgtgcgtgtgtgtgtgtgtgtgtgtgtgtttgtgtgtgtgtgtgtgtgctctcccCGATGAAGTTTCTAATATCACTAATGTCGGCAATAATTCCTCATTAGTGACTCAGCCACGAAACAGAACACTGCCCTTGAGTCATTGTGTCATTCCTCAGTATTTTGTAACTCACACAATGAATGACTGACCTTAAATTACTCTACTTCAGGGTTGGATTGACGCTTGTCATCAAATGCAAGGTTTGGCTTGAGGTGAATTGCCAACCGGGTGATTGTGAGTGCTTTTTTAAGCAAACTCTTTTATCATTGAAATAGCCCATTCCCtgattcattttgacattttaatggtGCATCCCGATGAAAAAGGTTGCAAAATACATATTCAGAATCGATACCTTCAAAGCGTggaatggatattttttttgacgtaaattgaaaaatgtaccggtaatgaaCTGCATTGGTATGGATACATTCAAACCAATATTAAGACGCCCTTTATGCAGGaaatatatttcaaataaaCATCACGAAAGCTTTTCATGCACTTTCACATGTCATGGAACACTCAGTCTTTCAGCCTGTATAATGCTTCTTAGTTTAataaactttttggggggggggcgggtgttgAAAGACTGACAACCATGTTCTACTCAGTGGTGCAAAAACAGCACTTAACTGGTTTCTACAACTGTATTtcagttttcctgattttttgGCACCGCTAAAACATCCAGCATGAGTCTCCTCTCCCCTCACTATATAATTAATGAGCGCCTTTGTTCGCTTCACTTATCCAGCACAATTGTAATGTGCACTTAGCTACGCCTAAACCTCAAACATAAATCTTCCACGCTCCTCTACAGCGGCTGCTTTAGAGCGGCATTATTTTTCCTCCATCCAATTTGATGTCAATCCCATAATTTTGTAATCTTATAGAGAGGCTTGGGTATTTCTTTCAAACAAACGTGCATTGCTTTATTTTTAGATACTTTACAAAGAGCAACAGCAATGAGTTGAAGACACAGCTTGTCGCAGCTTTGTCACTTTGAAGCCTTTGCGAGCATTTGGGTGACGAGACTGCTCTGATTTTCGAAACCCTTGTTTGCCGACAAAATGTCAAGTAAACCTGTCAGGCCGgagtgcgtgtacgtgtgtgtgctaCTGTACAATCACGCATGAAACTGTCTGGATGTGCCCTTAGTGCAGCATCAAGGCCAAGTGTGAGCAAACGTGTCTGGCCATGACAGGAAAAGAAGCACACTTGTTTGGGACGTAATGACTTTCAACCGGTTGAACCCACTTCTATGTTTTCAAGCAGAGGACACTTTGTTCATGTCATGGCCCTCACATGCAGACGTCAAATATATCCTTCCGTCCTCGTCCTTTGCATGCTGGTCACTGTTTCCCTGAATTCATCTGTCGCGTTTCAGGTTTATTTTGCTGACTTTAATGGCTCTTTAGGAAGATGTTTTTGCTCGCCATCAAGTATTTGCGCTAGACTGTGCGAGGTTGTATATAAACAAGCTAGAATTTAGGTTAAGTATTCTCCAGTATACTGAGCATAAAGTTAAAAGTGGGTAAAATATGAAGATGCTAGTAATAATGGCCTTTCACAAGCACGGTATCCCTGGCATTTGTCTCGTAAAAGTCAGCAAGAGCCTCTGGTTCACACCTGCTATAGGCAACCCTGTCTGCATGCCATcttgttgacattttgcaaAATTATTGCCCAGAAGAGTTGTAAACTCCTTCTGCAACCATTACTTGGCCACAGCAaagacatgtacagtacattggaGCAGTGTTACGATGTCAACATTGTGTAatctacatgttgaaatttgaagCAGTGTTTGAACAGATGGGTGGTTCAAACCGCACACCTCGACTGCATATTTGACAtctaaaactgtgttttttctTACATTCTGAACATACCAATCATAGCATTACAGAGCCAGGAATCATTTTTATAAATATGTACTATTTCACTTTACCAATAAAGCAGCACCACTTGGAAGCATGTAGCAACTATTATACAAGAATTTGAATTAATGGAAAGACTAGAAAGGTGATTCGTTTAAATGACAACACAGCAAGCTAGAGTGGTTAGCAGGCCTGCCGCAGGATTCTGGAGTTCAGGATTCAAATCTGAGCACCAGCATTCctatgtggagcttgcatgttctcccaaaaTTCCCCAATACAAGGATGTGTAGATTTTTTGGGGCTTTAAGTGCCTTCTGATTGGTTGGTGACTGATTTTCACTCCCACTTTCATGACATGCAGAGtatgtttttaattcaaatgtacACCAGTCATTGTGTCACAATATACACCATTCACTGTGACGCACTGAGCTTGTCTCTCCATTGTTTGATCTCCTAAGTAACGTTGATGCAGTTACTAGGCAACTAGAGTGAGTGTCTCTGAGCAGCTCGTTAAACCGAGTATGTGACATAAGTCGTGTGTAACTGCTTCAGAAACAATATGGAACTTAATTGGAATCGTAGTTTGTTAGTATCAGTTGTGGAAattgaaaaaatgtttacattttgaagtgCGTGCGTCGCGGGAAGGCCGTATCCCGGAACCTCAACTGTAAGGCAGACATGCTTACACTAATCTACTGGGCATGCTAGTTTAACCTTCTGAACATGACCATGTGTAACTTAAAACTCATCACTTGCATAGTTTGATGTCTGTGGATGTGAGGGCAAAGGTGCAAAAAGAGATCTATATACGCCTTGCGCTTCACAGATAAGTCTTTGACCCTTACATACAATTGTGTCATATTTAAAAGGACAAAATGTTTGCTCTTCACTCAGAATCTCCTTACCTTCTCAAAAATTCGATAGGATACATAATACAGTATTGAAAAGTAACTAAACTCAATTAGCACAACTTTACTCGCACTGTTAATTATGGTCACTAAACCAATTGGACAAACCTGATACTGTGCACACTATTTTTGGGTCAACTAATATATATCGTTAAAAACACttttataattatattatatattaacattgttttcaatgttgttttccaaattaaatTCAATACCACTCAAAAGTGGAACTTTGTTGGAAAGTTACCAAAGTGACTGTTTGACTTCCGTAACACATTCCGCAGTAAAATATAATgatatttcccccccaaaatacacTCGAATTATAGAGATGGCAATTAATGTTGCAAATATTTAAAGATTGTATTCCAAAACGCGTGACTGAAATGCAGGGTATATCCTCATGTAAAGCCACTCTGGTATTAATAACACTTATTCTGAAAGCAAAATATGTTCGTTTTTCCGGTTGCATCCCGGCAGGCATTTCACTTGCTACCGCTGGAAGCTAGTGTTATCATCCAATATATTCCGGATTAcctcatatttttaaataacaccGGTTTGTCGCCAGGGGAGGTTTACATTTACAGACCTTACGGAAGATGGTGGCCAAACAGAGGATCCGAATGGCGAACGAGAAACACAGCAAGAACATCACGCAGAGAGGAAATGTGGCCAAGACGCTGGTGAGCCCATTTAACTGTCAGCGTGATGACATTAGCCGGAATAGGTGATGTCCTGGTCCTGCATCGTCGTTATCTTTCAGATGGTTTAGGAGTATGAGACAAAAGCCACGTTCATCGTCCATGTCGGAAGTCCTCATATTAGTTCTATGTCACGAATCATGTTTCCAAGAATGAAATTAATATTTACTCCTCCTCCCCTCCAAACCCTGATTTGGATGCAGGATGAAGGAAAACAAGGATGCCAACACTTACTAGAGATTGGATTGTAATCATCCTCtgaacaaatattttattttgatcaatGTCCACCTTTAAAGGGGATTGATCAAGATTTAAATCAATCATTTCGATCACCTAATTTCAACCCAAATAGAGTAGCACTGTTGAATGTGTgctattaatttatttaaagtagctttttttatttaccATACCTTATTAGAAACAATCAAACCGAAATGTTCCCAAACATgggaaatttgacttttttagaGCAGGTTCCATTGCAACAATGGACAaggttcaaacaaaaaaattgcaggTGCACACACGGAAAGTGTAACAACAgcccaaaatacacaaaatgtgaGATGACCGGTGGCCGCCATTGCATTTTTCAGCCGCTTTATACCGGAGTCTATGCTGTATTTGCAATACCCGCCAAACCATCGAACCACTTTCCTGAAGCAGTCACGTGGTGTAGGTGGTCAGCAAGTCATCACAAGGTCATAATTTCTTAACCTGGATATAAAGGCATTTACACTTGGGGCTGAGTTCACTTCTATCGGCAACTGATTCCGTTTgcctgcagcataacagctaaatgctgcttcaccatgtttgctttgaaacctgTGCTCCACTAATAGTAGTTATACTAGTGTGCAGATATTAACTAGCACACAGTTTTGCCTCACTGTTAACATGCAGTTGTTCTACAAGTATGGCAAAGTCATCCCTACGAGTGTGCAGAAACATCAGACAGTGGTGGTAATAGCCATTACTAGTCAGACATCATGTGCCACAGTCGtttactagtgaggacaaagcgcGTGCTATTATATGGACTTCGGTTGGATATGaagaatgtgattaaaaaaaaattcaaaatggcttTCTATAAACTCAAACAGATCATTAAGGACTAAAACGAGTAATTACCTCTTTGCAATCGTATTTTTCTAAGAGGTCTTACTATTGCCTCGACTGTGCTAATTATCgtggtgtgtgtgtacatgtgtgtgcgtTTCCCATAGCGACCACAGGAGGAAAAGTATCCAGTGGGCCCCTGGTTGCTCGCCCtctttgtatttgttgtgtgtggATCAGGTATGTATGACGTACAGCTTACAGCTCACAGTGATGGTGAGAACAGTTTTGAAAAGATTTctctgtatttcattttttttatgtcacaaaaaGATTTGGACAACGGTgtatagacttttttttatccactgTATGTTTCCAGATACAGTATATTACCAAGGGAGATTTCTTGTAGTATTCATGAGTTGTAAGATTATTTACTGGTTGTCCTCTCAGCCATATTTCAGATCATCCAAAGTATCCGTATGGGAATGTGATCCAGAGACAGCACCTTGACTTGCTTCAAGCACCTACTGAGCCTGGCCAGGGTACACACCTGAtttaaccttaaaaaaaagggcCCAGAGACAGCCATCAGGCCTCAGAGAGAGTGCAAAGCTGCCCCCGTACATTTACTGCCACCACCGCCCGTCATTCGCATTTGCAGTGTTGGAGTCTGTGGTGCTGACAGCTTTTCTATGGACAGTCTAAAACCACGCCGACTGTGTCTTGTTAACGCACTTGGCTCTTAACTGTGAGAATGTGTGCACATGTTTGTGTGAGACTGTTTATGCACATGAGTGTGTCCAGAGATTCCTGCTGACGATGTGCCATACTTGCCTATTGCAGTATTCATCTGTCTTGTGTTCTAAGAAGGCTCTTTTTACTCTATTAAATGGTGAGCATTTAGCAAGCGCcttattttgtgtttctttgtgaCATCCCCTTGTTGTTTAAGAGCTGAACTCATTGATCACCTGATAAAATAACCTTGGATGCATcgagttggagaaaaaaaatttaacatgAAGAGTGTTGACTGGGCTGTGTTACTCATCAACAGGATGCCAAGCGATATGGTGACATACTGGACGGCCACACCACCGGTCTGCAACATCTAGAAGTCTGTTAGCCTCTAAGCTAGCCAACATTTAGTGTACGTAATGAACTCTCTCTTGCGTTGTGTGGCACAGAACCAGGTGGTGGGAAATTGGATGGCCCCATCGCCATGACATGAGCCGGCATTCGAGCTAGCAATTAGTTCTCATTATATTGAGTGAGCTGGCTCGCGGGCCAGTGGTGGAGCCAACCCAAGTGTCACAGTGACCCCGTTTTGCCACAGCCCAAACAGTCCAGACAATTGAGAAGGTTCAATATCTGAACAATTCAGAACTAAATTGTTGTTTTCACACCCTTTCAACACTTCACCATGAAAGACTTTACATGGTATTGACTATATTCGCTGAAAAAACAGGCACTTAAGCAATGTTACAAAACTGTAAATAGAACTATAAAACACTAACAGAAGGTAAATGATGGTAGCCTACGTAGTGTGTTCATTACAAATGTAATACAGTATTGATAATTTCCCTGTTTTCTTCTAGGCAAGCAATTACATTTTAGTAGCTATTgctctttattttaaaatgttctttaGTTGACACAAAGCAGATTTTTGGGGAGATCTTAGAGACTAATCATGAGTCCACGTGTGCCGGGCTTCTCCAAGAGCTGCACAGCTTCCAGCAGTGTAACCTGTCACTGTCACACTTGCTGGGTTGACCTTCCTCCCCAACAACCCACCACAAAGAAGCAGGGATACAAAACACCGGGACACTTATTCAGGATTTTAATGAAAGTTGTGAGTGCAGCTTTCAAGTGCAATTGCGGTAATGGTATGTTACAACTTCTCATCCAGTCTTGCAGAAACATGCACAAAACATCATGAACATACAACCGATACAGAGAATGTAATGGAAAACCATCAAGAAgttgtagtttgtttttttttctaatgttgaGAAATTTATATACTGTTCATCCAGAAGTATTTCactgtccaaaaacaaaacactaaagtataaaaaaagtgcaatatatcagaaaagaaagaagtttTACAGTAAGAATGAATGTCGCAGTGGCGGTTATAGATAACATTGTTGGCTGCACCTTGTCAGTTTAAATAACCAAACTCGTTCGATCCTGAAAATACACGCTTTTAAAAATAGACAACAGCCCAGGCAAGGTAAGCATG
This window contains:
- the serp2 gene encoding stress-associated endoplasmic reticulum protein 2 gives rise to the protein MVAKQRIRMANEKHSKNITQRGNVAKTLRPQEEKYPVGPWLLALFVFVVCGSAIFQIIQSIRMGM